A region of the Streptomyces sp. NBC_00442 genome:
GCTCAACCCGATTCATCCACCGCCACCCCCCGCAGTGCCTGACGCGATCCCCCGTCGTTACACATCGCGCAGGCGCTTCCCCCACACAGCGGCGCCATCGTGGACCTGAACACGGTGGCGCCGCTGTGCTGCCCGGACGCGGCCGGCCCGGCCGCTCACGCGTTGCCCATGGCCCTCGTCAGCCGGATCTCGATCAGTACCCGGCCCGGGTTCACCCGCGGGGTCCGCTGATACCGCTCGGTGTACCGCGCCTCCGCGTCCGCGATCAGCTCGGGCTCCGTGCGGACGACCGCGCGGCCCTCCAGCGTCGCCCAGCGCCTGCCCTCCAGCTGGCAGAGCGCCACCCGGGCGCCCCGCGGATCCGCCGCGGCCTCCGCCAGGATGTTGGCGACCTTGCGGCTCGACCCGCTCGTGATGATCCGCGCGAGCCCCGCCTCCGGGTCGTACGTCGCCCCCACCGGCACCACGTGCGGCGAACCGTCGGGCCGGTGGGTCGTCAAGGTGCAGATGTGGCGTTCCCGCCAGAAGCTGAGATAGCCCTCGCCGGGCATGCGTACGTCAGTGGCCATGGCCAGGAACCTAACCCCGGTGAGCCCGTCCCCCTGACCTTGAGCGGAATGGACTCAACTTTGTGTACGTTGGAAGGGTCATGGGTGGCGCACGCCGTGCCCGCCACGATTCGACGTACGACGAGGAGGAGCGAACGCACGTGGACGCCGAGCTGACCAACAAGAGCCGGGACGCGATCAACGCAGCGAGCAGCCGGGCCGTAGCCGGGGGCCACCCGGACCTGACCCCCGCGCACCTGCTGGTCGCGCTCCTGGAAGCCCAGGACAACGAGAACATCACCGACCTGCTGGCCGCCGTCGACGCCGACCAGGCCGCCGTGCGCTCCGGCGCCGAGCGGATCCTGGCGGCCCTGCCCAGCGTCGCCGGGTCCACCGTCGCACCGCCCCAGCCCAACCGGGACCTGCTCGCCGTCATCGCGGACGCCGCCCAGCGCGCCAAGGAGCTCGGCGACGAGTACCTCTCGACCGAGCGCCTGCTCATCGGCCTGGCGGCCAAGGGCGGGCAGAGCGGTGAGATCCTCTCCCAGCAGGGGGCGAGCGCGAAGAAGCTCCTTGAGGCGTTCGAGACGAGCAGGGGAGGGCGCCGGGTGACCACACCCGACCCGGAGGGTCAGTACAAGGCGCTGGAGAAGTTCGGTACGGACTTCACGGCCGCCGCCCGCGAGGGCAAGCTCGACCCGGTCATCGGCCGGGACCAGGAGATCCGCAGGGTCGTCCAGGTGCTGTCGCGGCGCACCAAGAACAACCCGGTGCTCATCGGCGAGCCCGGCGTCGGCAAGACCGCCGTCGTCGAGGGCCTCGCCCAGCGCATCGTGAAGGGCGACGTACCGGAGTCGCTGAAGAACAAGAAGCTGGTCTCGCTCGACCTCGGTGCGATGGTCGCGGGTGCGAAGTACCGCGGCGAATTCGAGGAGCGCCTCAAGACCGTCCTGTCCGAGATCAAGGAGAGCGACGGACAGATCATCACGTTCATCGACGAACTGCACACCGTCGTCGGCGCCGGCGCGGGTGGGGATTCGGCCATGGACGCCGGCAACATGCTGAAGCCCATGCTGGCCCGCGGCGAGCTCCGCATGGTCGGCGCCACCACCCTCGACGAGTACCGCGAGCGCATCGAGAAGGATCCCGCCCTGGAGCGCCGCTTCCAGCAGGTCCTGGTCGCCGAGCCGTCCGTCGAGGACACCATCGCGATCCTGCGCGGGCTCAAGGGCCGCTACGAGGCCCACCACAAGGTGCAGATCGCGGACGGCGCGCTCGTGGCCGCCGCCACCCTCTCCGACCGGTACATCACCTCCCGCTTCCTGCCCGACAAGGCCATCGACCTCGTCGACGAGGCCGCGTCCCGGCTCCGCATGGAGATCGACTCATCGCCCGTCGAGATCGACGAACTCCAGCGCTCCGTCGACCGGCTGCGCATGGAGGAGCTGGCCCTCAAGAACGAGACCGACGCCGGCTCCCTCCAGCGCCTGGACAAGCTCCGTAAGGACCTCGCCGACAAGGAGGAGGAGCTGCGCGGCCTCAACGCCCGCTGGGAGAAGGAGAAGCAGGGCCTCAACCGGGTCGGTGAGCTGAAGGAGAAGCTCGACGACCTGCGCGGCCAGGCCGAACGCGCCCAGCGCGACGGCGACTTCGACACCGCCTCCAAGCTCCTCTACGGCGAAATCCCGGGCCTGGAACGGGAGTTGGAGGAGGCCGCCGAGGAGGAGGCCGAGCAGGAGAAGTCCAAGGACGCCAAGGACACCATGGTCAAGGAGGAGGTCGGCCCCGACGACATCGCCGACGTCGTCGGCGCCTGGACCGGCATCCCCGCCGGGCGCCTGCTCGAAGGCGAGACGCAGAAGCTCCTGCGCATGGAGGACGAGCTGGGCAAGCGCCTCATCGGCCAGACCCAGGCCGTCCGGGCGGTCTCGGACGCGGTGCGCCGCACCCGGGCCGGCATCGCCGACCCCGACCGGCCCACCGGCTCGTTCCTCTTCCTCGGACCCACCGGCGTCGGCAAGACGGAACTCGCCAAGGCACTCGCCGACTTCCTCTTCGACGACGAGCGGGCCATGGTCCGCATCGACATGTCCGAGTACAGCGAGAAGCACTCGGTGGCCCGCCTCGTCGGCGCGCCCCCCGGCTACGTCGGCTACGAGGAGGGCGGCCAGCTCACCGAGGCCGTCCGCCGCCGCCCGTACTCCGTGGTCCTCCTGGACGAGGTGGAGAAGGCCCACCCCGAGGTCTTCGACATCCTGCTCCAGGTCCTCGACGACGGGCGCCTCACCGACGGGCAGGGCCGCACCGTCGACTTCCGCAACACCATCCTCATCCTCACCTCCAACCTGGGCAGCCAGTACCTGGTCGAGCCCTCGACCAGCGAGGAAGAGAAGAAGCAGCAGGTCCTTGACGTGGTGCGGGCGTCCTTCAAGCCCGAGTTCCTCAACCGGCTCGACGACCTGGTGGTCTTCTCGGCGCTCACCAAGGACGAGCTGTCCCACATCGCGGGGCTCCAGATCGGCCGCCTCGCCAAGCGCCTCGCCGACCGGCGCCTCACCCTCGACGTCACCCCGGCCGCCCTGGAATGGCTCGCCGACGAGGGCAACGACCCGGCGTACGGAGCGCGCCCGCTGCGCCGTCTGATCCAGACGGCCATCGGCGACCGGCTGGCCAAGGAGATCCTGGCCGGCGAGGTCAGGGACGGCGACACGGTGCGGGTGGACCGCTTCGAGGACGGGCTCGTCGTGGGGGCCGCCACGGACTAGGGCCTGTCCGCCGGACAGGCCCTGGCCGGGCCGCCGTGCACGGGGGCGCGCGCCCGGTCCCGGGCATCCGCCCCCGGACACATCCCGCCACCCGGACCCGATTGAGTCAGCCCGCAGCGGATACCCGGGGGCGGGGCTTGCCAGTCCTGCCCCGGCATGGGGCAGGATGACCGGAACCGTACGAAGGAAGATTCACGATGACCATCGACCCGTCCTCGATTCCGAATTTCGGGGCTCAGCCCGGCCCGCAGCCCGGCGGCCAGCCGGCCGGCCCCATCGTTCCCGACCAGGACCTGGTGAAGCAGCTCCTGGACCAGATGGAGCTCAAGTACGTCGTGGACGACGAGGGTGACCTCGCCGCTCCGTGGGAGGATTTCCGTACGTACTTCATGTTCCGCGGCGAGGACGACCAGCAGGTCTTCTCGGTGCGGACGTTCTACGACCGGCCGCACGGCATCGACGACAAGGTCCAGATCCTGGAGTCGATCGACGACTGGAACCGCCGCACCCTGTGGCCCAAGGTCTACACGCACACCCACGACGACGGCACCGTCCGCCTCATCGGCGAGGCGCAGATGCTGATCGGCACCGGCGTCGCCCTGGAGCACTTCGTGTCCTCCACGGTGAGCTGGGTGCGCGCCTCCATCGAGTTCGACAAGTGGCTCCTGGAGCAGCTCGGCCTGGAGAAGGACGTCGACGGCGAAGAGGGCGAAGAGACCGGCGGCACCGAGTCCGAGTGAGGCGCTGCCCCGCCGTTCACGAGTGAGGCGCTGCCACGCCGTTCACAGCGCCATGGTGGCCAGCGTCAGAAGATAGGCCCCGTAGCCGAACGAAAGCCCGGCCAGGGCGACGGTCACCGCGACCGCCGCCCTCGGCCGGGCTTTCGTCAGTGCCAGCGCCGGCGGGATCAGCAGCGGGAACGCGGGGAGCAGGAAGCGCGGCTTCGACTCGAAGAAGCCCGCCCCGCCGACCGCGATCAGGACCAGGACCGCCGAGTAGACCGCGAGCGGCAGCGAGGGCCGGTCCAGGACGAACAGCACGAAGAGCAGCGCCATCACGCCGGTGATCAGCGCGGCCATCGGGAACCCCAGGTCGTACGGGACCAGCACGAGCCGTTTGACGAAGGCCAGCGAGCCCGCGCCGAAGTCGAACCGGGACGTCCAGCCGGCCTGCACCGCGAAGTAGCCGCCGAACGGGTCGCCCGCGCGCACCCCCACCCACAGCACGTATCCGCACCAGCCGAGCGGCGCGAGCAGCGCGCCCGCCCACGGCCGCCACGCGCGCCGTTCGCCCCGCCAGAGCGCACAGCCCGCCGCCGCCATCACGGCCGCGGCGACCGCGACCGCGTTGGGCCGGGAAAGCCCGGCGAGCAGCGCGAGCGAGCCCGCCCACAGCCAGCGGCGCGTCAGGACCGCCCACAGCGACCACGCCGCGAGCGCCGTCATCACGGGCTCCGTGTACGCCATCGTCAGGACCACCGAGTGCGGCAGCAGGCCCCACAGGAGCACGAGCAAGGTGCCCACGGGCCGCCCGTACAGACGCTCGCCCACCAGATAGATCCCGCAGGCCGCGGCCGCCGCCGCCGTCCAGGACACCAACAGCCCCGCGGTGCCGCCGGTGACCGGAAGCACACTGGTCACGGTGCGGATCAGACCCGGGTAGAACGGGAAGAACGCCAGGTCGCTCTGGACCGCGCCGTCCGGCCAGAACAGGGTGCGGCCGTAGCCGTGGGCGGCGATCCGGACGTACCAGTCGGCGTCCCAGGCGGTGGCGAGCCGCGCCCGCGGAGACAGGCCCCGGCCGTGGGCCACGGCCGCCAGCACCAGGAGCCCGGTCAGGCGCGCGGCGGCGAAGAGCCCGAGCGCGGGGGCCGCCCGCCGCAGCGCGGCCGCCCAGGGCGGAACGCCCGCCCGGCCGTCGGCCCGGCCGGCACGAGCGGTGGCGGTGATCTCGGCGGACAGGGGGCACCTCCGGGCGCGCGTGATCGGACAGACCGACCATCCGCGCGGATCCGCCGCCCCGCGACCGGTGCGCCCCCGACCGGGTGGAAGTCCGCCCACCCGGCGGTGTACGACGCGGCCGCCGGGGCGGCGGGGGGCTCGGGCTAGCCGGCCAGTGCCTTGAGGCGGGTGACCGCTTCTTCGAGTACCGCCGTCTTCTTGCAGAAGGCGAAGCGGACGAAGGGGGCGCCTTGCGCGCGGTGGTCGTAGAACACGGCGTTGGGGATCGCCACGACACCACAGCGCTCGGGCAGCGCCCGGCAGAACGTGAGGCCGTCGCTCTCGCCCAGGGGGCGCACGTCGGTGGTCACGAAGTACGTCCCGGCCGGCCGGAACACCCCGAACCCGGCCGCCGCGAGCCCCTCGCTCAGCAGGTCCCGCTTGGCCAGGTGCTCCGCGCGGAAGGCCTCGAAGTAGGAATCGGGCAGCCGCAGCGCCTCGGCCACCGCGTACTGGAAGGGCCCCGACGCCACGTACGTGAGGAACTGCTTGGCCGAGCGGACCGCGGCCACCAGCTCGGGGGCGCCCGTCACCCAGCCGACCTTCCAGCCCGTGAACGAGAACGTCTTGCCCGCCGAGCCGATGCTGACGGTGCGGTCGCGCATGCCGGGGCACGAGGCGAGCGGGATGTGTTCGGCCCCGTCGAAGACCAGGTGCTCGTACACCTCGTCGGTGATCACCAGCAGATCGCGCTCGCAGGCCAGCTCCGCGACGGCGGCGAGCTCGGCGCCGGTCAGGACCGTGCCGGTCGGGTTGTGCGGGGTGTTGAGCAGGATCAGCCGGGTCCTGGGGGTGACGGCGGCGCGCAGCTCGTCCAGGTCCAGGACGAAGCGGTCCCCGTCGGGGCGCAGGGTGACGGGCACCCGGGTGCCGCCGGCCATCGCGATGCACGCCGCGTACGAGTCGTAGTACGGCTCGAGGGCGATGACCTCGTCGCCCGGTTCGACCAGGGCGAGCAGGGCGGCGGCGATCGCCTCGGTGGCGCCCGCGGTCACCAGGACCTCGCGGTCCGGGTCGTAGGAGAGGCCGTAGAAGCGCTGCTGGTGCTCGGCGACGGCGGTACGCAGCTCGGGGACGCCGTGACCCGGCGGGTACTGGTTGCCGCGGCCCTCGCGCAGGGCGCGGACCGCGGCTTCCCGCACCGCCTCGGGGCCGTCGGTGTCGGGGAAGCCCTGGCCGAGGTTGATGGCACCGGTCCGCTGGGCGAGTGCCGACATCTCGGCGAAGATCGTCGTCCCGAACTCGGCGAGGCGGCGGTTGAGGAGAGGGCGCGCGCTGGAGGTCATGACGGCCATCCTGCGGGCAACCTCTGGACTTGCTCAAGTGTGCTTTGGCGCCGGGCGGCGAAGGGCATCCCCTCTCCACGCGGGCCACGGGGGGCCGTGTCACGGAAGGACGGTGGGGGATGGGCATCGTGATCGCTCTGGTGATCGTCGTGGCGGTGGCGCTGGCCGCCCTGGCGCGTTCCGCGTCACGCGGGCGGCGCCGCGGGGGCAGGGGCACGCGCGGGGCCTCGGCGGCCGCGGGCGGCTCCAGCTGGTGGGCGGCCGGAGGCTCGGACGGCGGGAACGCGTCGTGCGGCAGCGGCGGCAGCCACCACGGGGGCGGTGGGGGCCACCACGGCGGCCACTCCTGCGGCGGCGGCCACTCCTCGTGCGGCGGCGGCTCCTCCTGCGGAGGCGGCGGCTGCGGTTCGAGCTGACGGCCCGGCCCGGCGGGCCGCGGCTCCGCGGAGCTGACGGCCCGGCCCATTCGGCCGACGGCCATTGGGGCGCTCCGTCCCGTGGCCGGCGGGAGCGGCGGGCGGGTCGGGTGTGGTGGTCGCGGCTGGCACGGGGCAGCCGATTCCGCCGTCCGCCCCGCCCGTTGTGCGCCCGGTCGGTTCCGGCCGGCCGGGCGCCTTTTCGCACGCCGGTAGTTGAACGTTTGAACCGAGTGGCCCCCGAGGGGATGGAAACCCCATCAAGTTGGGTAAAAAAGCTGTGAGCGCCGCGCACTTCATGATTCCCTCGCAGAGATACCACGCAGCCCTCGGAGCAGCCCCCGGACCCCGGGCGATCAGAGAGCGGTCCCCCCGGTCCTCCGTTGCGGTCCGAGTCGACATCGGTCATCCACCGGCATCGGTCACCCGCCGACACCGGTCACCCCACCCGCCACATGTGTGTTTTGCGGAGCCCACCCATGCTCACGTCCCTCAAGACCGCCTATACCGACACGCGTGCCGCCGACCTCGCCTGGGCGCTGGGCCGCGAGCCGCTGCCCGCCCTCGCCGTGCTCGACCTCGAACTGTCCGGCGCCAAACTCCAATTGAGGCTCCTCGGCGCCTCGCACCAAGTCCTCCTCGACGAGGAGCGCGGCACCTGCTCGGAGACGGTCGCCTGCATGCCCGGCAGCAGTACGCCGCTGCCGCTCGGCGTGGCCAAACGGCTCGGGGAGTGGGACTACGAGTTCGCCGCGCGCGTCGAGACGCTCTCGCACGGCTCGTTCGCGGGCCGCGCCCAGGAGCTCCTCGCCCTCGTCGCCGACCACCCCAACGGACTAGCGGGAACGTTTCCCGGATCGCCGCACGCCTTCACGGCGATGCTCGCGCAGCGCGGCGAGGGCCAGGTGTGGTGGCGTACCTGGCACGCCTACCCGCAGGAAGGGCAGTTGGTGGTCACGCGCACCCGCGTCGGCGTACGCGTACCCGCCCCCGCCGGGCTCTGAGGCGCGCGGATTCCCCGGCGTTTGGCTTCAGTTGCACCCGTGTGGGTGACAGGATGCGAACGGGGCGTCACGTAGCGTTCGCATCATGATCGAACCGCTCCCCGCTCCCGTGAGTAGTCCGCGGTCGGGCCGGTTCCTCGTCCTGGCCGTCGTGTTCATCTGTGCCGCCTGCGGCCTCGTGTACGAGCTCGAACTGGTCGCCCTCGCCTCGTACTTGATCGGCGACTCGGTCACCCAGGCCTCGGTCGTCCTGTCGGTGATGGTCTTCGCGATGGGGGTCGGCTCACTGCTCGCCAAACGGCTGCGCTGCCGTGCCGCGGTCGGCTTCGGCCTGATCGAGGCCGCGCTCGCCCTGGTGGGCGGCTGTTCGGCGGTGGTCCTGTACGCGACGTTCGCCTGGTCCGGCGGATCGCGGTACGCGCTGGTGGCGTTCTCGCTCGCCATCGGCATGCTGATCGGCGCCGAGATCCCGCTCCTGATGACCCTCATCCAGCGTGTCTCGCGGCGTGCCGCGGGCGACGCGAGCGGCACGGTGGCCGACCTGTTCGCCGCGGACTACGTGGGCGCGCTCGTCGGCGGCCTCGCCTTCCCGTTCCTGCTGCTGCCCCAACTCGGCCAGCTCACCAGCGCGTTGCTGACCGGATCGGTCAACGCGGTCGCGGGCGGCTCCCTCGTCCTGCTGCTCTTCGGCCGCGAACTGTCCCCGCGCGCCCGCTGGTTGCTGCTCGGGGCCAACGCCCTGGCCCTCGCGGTGCTCGCCCTGACCACCGCCATGGTCGGCGACTTCGAACAGGCCGCGCGCCGCGCCGTCTACGGCAGCCAGGTGCGGGTCGCCGTCCAGAGCCACGTCCAGGAGATCGTCCTCACCGGCAGGGCGGGCGCACCCCTCGGGCTCTTCCTCGACGGGCGGCTGCGCGTCGACGGCCGCGACGAGTCCCGCTACCACGCGGCTCTGGTGGACCCCGCGCTCGACGCGGGCCCGCACGGCCGGGTCCTCGTCCTCGGGGGCGGCGACGGCCTCGCCGCCCGCGAGGTGCTGCGCCGCCCCGACGTGCGCTCGGTGACCCTCGTCGACGTCGACCCCGAGCTCATGCGACTCGCCCGCGGCGACCCGGGCCTCGCGTCGCTGAACGCCCACGCCTACCGGGACCCCAGGCTGCGCGCGGTGTCCGGCGACCCCTTCGCCTGGCTGCGCGGCGAGGGCCGCACCTCGGGAACGTACGACGTCGTCGTCTGCGACCTGCCCGACCCCGGCATGACCGCGAGCACCAAGCTCTACTCGCAGGAGTTCTACGGGCTCGCCTCCCGCGTCCTCGCGCCCGGCGGGCGGCTCGTGGTGCACGCCGGCCCGGTGGCGAGCAGCCCGCGTACGTTCTGGACGGTCGCCGCGACGGTCCACGCGGCCGGCCTCACGACGTTCGCGTACCGCGCGACCGGGCGTGCCGCCGGGCCCGCCGCAGGCCCCGGCCGCGCCCTCGCCCCCGCGCCCGGCGCGGCCGCCGGGGACTGGGGGTTCGTCCTGGCGGCGCGGCCGGACCGGAGCCCCTCCGTGATCACGCCGGCGAAGGGCCCGCAGGCGGTGTCCGGGGCGCCCCTGCCCGTCGGTGCCCGCTCCGGGGTGCGGCTGCCGCGCGGCGCCCAGCCCCTGGCGCCGCCTTCCGACGCGACCGGCTTCGCGCCGTCGACGCTCGTGCATCCGCGGTACGGGGAGTGAGCGCGGCCCGGGGGCGGAAGGGGTGGGGGTGCGGCCCCGGGCGGAAGGGGTGGGCGCGGTCGGGTGGGGCATCGGCGCCGCGTTGACGCAGACGGAACGGCCGGTGCTGAGTAGGCTCGGTGGTTATGGAGCATGAGGTGTTCGTTCCGGTTGAGGCCCAGGCACTCCGGCAGACGCTGCGCGATCCCGCCCGGGTCGCCCGCTGTCTGCCGGGGCTCCAGCAGGACGCGGGCGAGCCGCCCATCGCGGGCCGGCTGAAGGTCCGTCTCGGCGGCAGCACCATCACCTACCGCGGCGCCCTGCGCATCACCGAGCAGGACGACGGGGCGTTCGCCGTGGAGGGCGAGGGCGTGGAGGTCCGCGGCGCGGGCGCGGCCCAGCTCTCCCTGACCGTACGGCTGGAAGACGCTCCGGGCGGCACCACGCTCGCGTTCGCCGGCACCGCCCTCGCGGAGGGCCGGGCGGCGGACGTTCCGGCGGACACCGCCACGGCATCGGCGGCGCGCCTGCTCGACCGGTTCGCCGCGGCCCTCGCACATCCGGCACGGCCCGATGAGGCGACGGGGGCGGCTTCGAACCCGACGAACCCGAAGGACCGGGCGGATCGGGCGGACCCGCAGAGCCCGGAGGCGGCCCCGGGTTCCGGGCCGTCGGGCGCGCCGGCCGACCTCGCCGAAACGGACCTGAACACGGACCTGAACACGGACCTCACCGGCGCCTCCGGCGGTGCGGGTGCGGGTGCGGGTGCGGACGGGGGTGCGGGTACGGATCCCGATCTGGACTCCCCGGATCTGGACTCCCCGGACCTGGACGCCGAAAGCTTCGCTTCGGTCTTCGACGCCGCGGTCCCGCCGCCGTCACTCGACCCGCTCGCCGACGAGGAGTTCGCCATCGAGGTGGGCGGCCCGATGCCGGCCGAGGCCGCGCACGCCCGCCGCACGATGATCGGCCGCAGCGCCGAGGAGGTCGACCACGCTCCGCCGCGCGGCCGGTACGCCCCGGTGCCCGCGCCGTCGGGCAGCAACGCCGGTGCGACGCTGCGCTGGGTCGCTCCCGCCGCGGCCCTCGCGCTGGCCTCCGCGGTCGTGGTCGGACGCGCGCTGCGGCGTCGCCGCTGAGCCCACATCCGCGGCCCACCCGTTAGGGTCGACGGCGTGAGCAGTGACCAGATCAAATTGGGCGTCGGCGCCGTGGAATTGACCGTCGACGCGGGCAACGGCTGCCGGATCAGCAGCCTGCGGATCGACGGCACCGAGGTGCTGCGCCAGGGCGACAAGTACGGCTGCTTCCCGATGGTGCCGTGGTGCGGCCGCGTCGAGAACGGCCAGTTCCGCGACGGCGGAGTGAAGTACCAACTGCCGCTCAACTCGCCGCCGCACGCCATTCACGGCACCGCGCGCGACCACGCGTGGAAGACAGCGCGGGTCTCGGCCACCGAGGCCGTGTTCACCCAGGAACTCACCGAACCGTGGCCGTTCAGCGGCCGGGTCACCCAGATCTTCGAGCTGACGCCGGACGCGCTGACCGTGCGGATGGGCATCGAGACATACGACAACTCCTTCCCGGCGCAGGCCGGCTGGCACCCCTGGTTCGTGCGGGAGATCGAGGGCAGCAGGGTCGAGCTCGCCTTCGACGCCGCATGGCAGGAGGAGCGAGGCGACGACCACCTGCCCACCGGGCGGCGGATCGACCCGCTGCCGGGCCCCTGGGACGACTGCTTCGGGATGCCCGACGGAGTCGACGTCACCCTCACCTGGCCGGAGCGGCTCGAAATCAAGGTGACCAGCCCCACCGAGTGGGTCGTCGTCTACGACGAGCAGGAGGAAGCCGTGTGCGTGGAGCCGCAGTCGGGCCCGCCCAACGGACTCAACACCCTGCCCCGTCAAGTCACCCCCATCGACCCGCTGGAGCTGGCGACGACCTGGACCTGGCGCCGGCTGTAAGGACGGCCCTTAAGCTCTTGGGTATGACTGACGTACGCGCTGACCTGCTCCAGCAGATCAAGGACAAGGCCGTGGTGCACGGCAAGGTGACCCTCTCCTCGGGGATCGAGGCCGACTACTACGTCGACCTGCGCCGGGTCACCCTTGACGGCGTCGCCGCGCCGCTGGTGGGCCAGGTGATGCTCGACGTGGCCGCCGAGTTCGACTTCGACGCGGTGGGCGGCCTGACCATGGGCGCCGACCCCGTGGCCGGCGCGATGCTGCACGCGGCCGCCGCCCGCGGCCGCTCCCTGGACGCCTTCGTGGTCCGCAAGGCGGCCAAGGCGCACGGGATGCAGCGCCAGGTCGAAGGGCCGGACATCAAGGGCCGCCGGGTCCTGGTCGTCGAGGACACCTCGACCACCGGCGGCTCGCCCCTGACCGCCGTCGAGGCGGTCCGCGCGGCCGGCGCCGAGGTCGTGGCCGTGGCGACGATCGTCGACCGCGCGACCGGCGCCGCGGAGAAGATCACCGAGGGCGCGGGCGTGCCGTACGTCTTCGCGTTCTCCTCGACGGAGCTCGGGCTGGAGTAGGGACGCGGTGCGGGACGCAGTTCGGAGTGGGATCCGGCGGGCTCGGGCCGGTGCAAAAGTCGTGACGTAGGTCCCGGCGTTCCAACCGGGCGGGCCTGACCTGCGTGTTCTTTCAGGGGCGGACCGTTTCACGTGAAACGGTCCGCCCCTCGGACATCCACGGGGTGGAGCCGCTGCCAGAGTCTGGAAAGATGGTCCGCGACGATGACGTCGCCCCCAGGTCAGGGCCAGCACATACCGCACACCCCGCACATCACAAGGAGCGGACAGATGCCCATCGCAACCCCCGAGGTCTACAACGAGATGCTCGACCGGGCGAAGGCAGGCAAGTTCGCCTACCCGGCCATCAATGTGACCTCGACCCAGACCCTGCACGCTGCGCTGCGCGGCTTCGCGGAGGCCGAGAGCGACGGCATCATCCAGATCTCCACCGGTGGTGCGGAGTTCCTGGGTGGCCAGTACAACAAGGACATGGTGACCGGCGCGGTCGCCCTGGCCGAGTTCGCGCACGTCGTCGCCGCCAAGTACGACGTCACCGTCGCGCTGCACACCGACCACTGCCCCAAGGACAAGCTGGACGGCTACGTCCGCCCGCTGATCGAGGTCTCCGCCGCGCGCGTCGCCAAGGGTCTCAACCCGCTGTTCCAGTCGCACATGTGGGACGGCTCCGCCGAGACCCTCGCGGACAACCTGGCCATCGGCCAGGAGCTGCTCGCCAAGGCCGCCGCCGCGAAGATCATCCTTGAGGTCGAGATCACCCCGACCGGTGGCGAGGAGGACGGCGTCAGCCACGAGATCAACGACGAGCTGTACACGACCGTCGACGACGCGCTGCGCACCGCCGAGGCGCTCGGTCTGGGCGAGCGGGGCCGCTACCTGCTCGCCGCGTCCTTCGGCAACGTCCACGGCGTCTACAAGCCGGGCAACGTCGTGCTGCGCCCCGAGCTGCTCAAGGACCTCCAGGCGGGCGTCGCCGAGAAGTACGGCAAG
Encoded here:
- the pyrE gene encoding orotate phosphoribosyltransferase, encoding MTDVRADLLQQIKDKAVVHGKVTLSSGIEADYYVDLRRVTLDGVAAPLVGQVMLDVAAEFDFDAVGGLTMGADPVAGAMLHAAAARGRSLDAFVVRKAAKAHGMQRQVEGPDIKGRRVLVVEDTSTTGGSPLTAVEAVRAAGAEVVAVATIVDRATGAAEKITEGAGVPYVFAFSSTELGLE
- a CDS encoding SRPBCC domain-containing protein, whose protein sequence is MEHEVFVPVEAQALRQTLRDPARVARCLPGLQQDAGEPPIAGRLKVRLGGSTITYRGALRITEQDDGAFAVEGEGVEVRGAGAAQLSLTVRLEDAPGGTTLAFAGTALAEGRAADVPADTATASAARLLDRFAAALAHPARPDEATGAASNPTNPKDRADRADPQSPEAAPGSGPSGAPADLAETDLNTDLNTDLTGASGGAGAGAGADGGAGTDPDLDSPDLDSPDLDAESFASVFDAAVPPPSLDPLADEEFAIEVGGPMPAEAAHARRTMIGRSAEEVDHAPPRGRYAPVPAPSGSNAGATLRWVAPAAALALASAVVVGRALRRRR
- a CDS encoding aldose epimerase family protein; this translates as MSSDQIKLGVGAVELTVDAGNGCRISSLRIDGTEVLRQGDKYGCFPMVPWCGRVENGQFRDGGVKYQLPLNSPPHAIHGTARDHAWKTARVSATEAVFTQELTEPWPFSGRVTQIFELTPDALTVRMGIETYDNSFPAQAGWHPWFVREIEGSRVELAFDAAWQEERGDDHLPTGRRIDPLPGPWDDCFGMPDGVDVTLTWPERLEIKVTSPTEWVVVYDEQEEAVCVEPQSGPPNGLNTLPRQVTPIDPLELATTWTWRRL
- the fbaA gene encoding class II fructose-bisphosphate aldolase, with amino-acid sequence MPIATPEVYNEMLDRAKAGKFAYPAINVTSTQTLHAALRGFAEAESDGIIQISTGGAEFLGGQYNKDMVTGAVALAEFAHVVAAKYDVTVALHTDHCPKDKLDGYVRPLIEVSAARVAKGLNPLFQSHMWDGSAETLADNLAIGQELLAKAAAAKIILEVEITPTGGEEDGVSHEINDELYTTVDDALRTAEALGLGERGRYLLAASFGNVHGVYKPGNVVLRPELLKDLQAGVAEKYGKPSPFDFVFHGGSGSSAEEIATALENGVVKMNLDTDTQYAFTRPVADHMFRNYDGVLKVDGEVGKKSTYDPRTWGKLAEAGMAKRVTEACANLRSTGTKLK